A genome region from Deltaproteobacteria bacterium includes the following:
- the sixA gene encoding phosphohistidine phosphatase SixA: MLLYIVRHAIAEDRDLFAKKNPEDSLRPLTMKGKKRMRKIIQGIKRELAEIELIVTSPFLRAKQTANLISEMIGKIQIVESAELVPQAPPQAIIKWLKMEGIKHKKILIVGHEPHLSSLASLLLSGKSEGRFIEFKKSSIALIETGNFSELTPSRASLLWLLSPKMR; encoded by the coding sequence ATGCTTTTATATATTGTGAGACATGCCATTGCCGAAGACCGAGACCTATTTGCCAAAAAAAATCCAGAAGACAGTTTACGCCCTTTAACGATGAAGGGGAAAAAGAGAATGAGAAAAATAATTCAGGGAATTAAGAGAGAGCTTGCTGAAATCGAGCTTATTGTAACAAGCCCTTTTCTTCGTGCTAAACAAACGGCAAATCTTATTTCCGAAATGATTGGGAAAATCCAAATCGTTGAAAGCGCAGAACTTGTTCCCCAAGCGCCTCCCCAGGCCATCATTAAATGGTTAAAAATGGAGGGAATTAAACACAAAAAGATTTTGATCGTAGGCCATGAACCCCATTTGAGCTCCTTAGCAAGCTTACTATTGAGCGGAAAATCGGAAGGGCGCTTTATCGAATTTAAAAAGTCTTCCATAGCCTTGATAGAGACCGGAAATTTTTCGGAGCTCACTCCCTCCAGGGCGAGCCTCTTATGGCTGCTATCACCCAAAATGCGATGA
- a CDS encoding AAA family ATPase: MRIVLVFIYLIALSPFLALAEKVEFRYEFNNETLFFRFNSDGSPDEVHILDQDDKNWRLLAKGKISELTLPVHDNIPVLPDGVRLGSQKTSDFNIVIDGHWALLVLAKGIPPIPPGQGRYLLPDVNVSNIHYSQGFDYNNDFYRIISYQTNTGPKTIIVRRSDGKYRLLAKKKISFDKNTAIQNRIINIPGLARTFNIDDFEGGPSAKFERLHEIHEEIERLREDLKNTIFGQDLALNALVNSYRELKTNTSNKPRVVLAMGPSGTGKSYTAETFAELKANGLVMTIKGNEFNAHAGSLDYMKLLGGAKGTSADKEGSLITWLKSLEGKQGVLIIDEGDKMHPEIWLKMMEFLNTGILTDNEGKLIKTENLVVFITTNRGVKRMFPSNSKNWSQAQIDERAASLTQEQLKAFYLQKEGLDDKNVLPPEVLNRIDEFIPYAPLTPEAAVGIVKKISTELSDHYEIEFGIYFEASAEVLRELALADFNGSIDGRAVKRNLSKLYSDGLHLAAKKLGLKTEGHVHLELSTNPKGQRFLQMRVDSESLPLAPLSQVKLSPMEDPIQAQRLLNMESELNLEVFGQTEAMHDIAEAAKAHGGMNNNGRPLIIFLGGISGNGKTETGRALAKVRYGSENRLAIIPLGGVQNDAQFDNIFGISAQYRGGDVERVFEKALRENPEGGVLVFDEISNMGGMDRAIKEGLLMKFYDLFEEGRYISPIDGREYNLDKYTIVLTGNDGQDAFRGMTNDDLLLTTWKENKSPDRIRRMLLARGWPQALINRVTIKLLLKPTLSTEIGRIAKKLLKRELDKFQEQNPSIKVNVPENFADQLAKAFFAPDQGARGLRDALETKIRGSLVSSVLRARATQKTVETITLTMDLEDTKRNKPYKIKGTPDRKVNLKVTSNQEGQAPQTDSVDLTEHATSEVLLSSKNARLVSFHEAGHAVLGENTDFITIRGGRMGDTEYYGYAREDQSKRTSLNMDRKQAVHRIATLWAGRKAQELAGYSADSGWTQDLASIREVMTSYFIKSGLDRDFVGIAVNDKGEPQMSPSMKIRLEKKMSLMEREGEELAEKTLKDEWPFVRSVVAELLRKGEITGARFRQLKGNLCLHFYKKKIREKK, from the coding sequence ATGAGAATAGTCCTAGTGTTCATATATTTGATAGCACTTTCACCCTTTCTGGCATTAGCTGAAAAAGTCGAATTTCGTTACGAGTTTAATAATGAAACTTTGTTTTTTCGCTTTAATTCTGACGGGTCGCCAGATGAAGTTCATATATTAGATCAAGATGACAAAAATTGGAGACTTTTAGCAAAGGGAAAAATTTCAGAGCTCACATTGCCAGTTCATGATAATATTCCAGTACTGCCGGATGGGGTGAGACTTGGATCCCAAAAGACATCCGATTTTAACATCGTCATTGATGGTCACTGGGCTCTTTTAGTCTTGGCAAAAGGCATACCGCCCATACCGCCAGGACAAGGCAGGTACCTGCTTCCTGATGTAAATGTTTCGAATATCCATTACTCGCAAGGCTTTGATTATAATAATGATTTTTACCGTATCATCTCTTATCAAACGAATACGGGTCCCAAAACTATAATAGTTCGACGCTCTGATGGTAAATACCGGTTATTGGCAAAAAAGAAAATTTCATTCGATAAAAACACTGCCATCCAAAATAGAATTATTAATATTCCAGGTTTAGCAAGAACATTTAATATTGACGATTTTGAAGGTGGACCATCTGCTAAATTTGAACGCCTACATGAGATTCATGAAGAGATCGAACGCCTACGAGAGGATCTAAAGAACACGATCTTCGGGCAAGATCTTGCTCTCAACGCCCTCGTAAATTCTTATCGCGAATTGAAAACAAACACTTCAAACAAACCTCGAGTGGTACTCGCAATGGGGCCATCAGGAACAGGCAAGAGCTATACAGCTGAAACGTTTGCTGAGCTAAAAGCAAATGGTTTAGTCATGACGATCAAAGGAAATGAGTTTAATGCTCATGCTGGATCATTAGATTATATGAAGTTATTAGGAGGAGCCAAAGGAACATCAGCTGACAAAGAAGGTTCATTAATTACGTGGCTAAAATCACTTGAAGGCAAGCAAGGTGTTCTTATCATCGACGAGGGTGATAAAATGCATCCCGAAATTTGGTTAAAAATGATGGAGTTCTTAAACACTGGGATTTTAACAGATAACGAAGGGAAACTAATTAAAACTGAAAATTTGGTCGTATTCATTACCACGAATCGCGGTGTTAAGCGTATGTTTCCGAGTAATTCAAAAAATTGGTCACAAGCGCAAATCGACGAGCGTGCGGCTAGCCTTACGCAAGAACAGTTGAAAGCCTTTTATTTGCAAAAAGAAGGATTGGACGACAAAAATGTTCTTCCACCAGAAGTTCTCAATCGTATTGATGAATTTATTCCATATGCCCCGCTAACTCCTGAAGCCGCAGTAGGCATCGTCAAAAAAATTTCGACCGAGCTCAGTGATCACTATGAAATTGAATTTGGAATTTATTTTGAAGCCTCTGCTGAGGTATTAAGAGAGTTAGCCTTGGCTGACTTTAATGGATCTATTGATGGCCGTGCGGTAAAAAGAAATCTTTCAAAACTTTATAGCGATGGGTTGCACCTGGCGGCCAAAAAATTGGGGCTCAAGACAGAAGGTCATGTGCATTTGGAGTTAAGTACGAACCCTAAAGGCCAAAGATTTCTTCAAATGCGGGTTGATAGTGAAAGCCTACCATTAGCACCTCTTAGCCAGGTTAAATTAAGTCCAATGGAAGATCCTATTCAAGCACAAAGGCTTTTGAATATGGAATCTGAATTAAATTTGGAAGTCTTCGGGCAGACCGAAGCCATGCATGATATCGCCGAAGCGGCGAAGGCCCACGGGGGAATGAATAATAATGGACGACCATTGATTATTTTTCTCGGAGGTATTTCTGGGAACGGAAAAACTGAAACAGGCCGCGCCCTGGCTAAGGTTCGCTATGGCTCAGAAAATCGCCTCGCCATTATTCCTTTAGGTGGTGTTCAAAATGATGCTCAATTCGATAACATTTTTGGAATTTCAGCGCAATATAGAGGCGGCGATGTTGAGCGTGTTTTCGAAAAGGCACTTCGTGAAAATCCAGAAGGTGGAGTTTTAGTTTTTGATGAAATTTCAAATATGGGCGGTATGGACCGCGCCATAAAAGAAGGTCTATTAATGAAATTCTATGATCTTTTTGAAGAGGGTCGTTACATATCTCCCATTGATGGACGTGAATATAATTTAGATAAGTACACAATTGTTTTAACTGGCAATGATGGGCAAGATGCCTTTCGAGGCATGACCAATGATGATCTTCTGCTTACTACTTGGAAAGAAAATAAATCTCCAGATCGAATTCGCAGGATGTTACTAGCCCGAGGTTGGCCACAGGCCCTCATTAATAGGGTGACAATAAAATTATTATTAAAACCAACTTTGAGTACAGAAATTGGTCGAATTGCCAAAAAACTGCTGAAGCGTGAGCTTGACAAATTTCAAGAACAAAATCCATCTATCAAAGTTAATGTGCCCGAAAATTTCGCAGATCAATTGGCGAAGGCTTTCTTTGCTCCAGATCAAGGAGCAAGGGGACTTCGCGATGCTCTTGAAACTAAGATTCGAGGTTCATTGGTGAGTTCAGTTCTAAGAGCGCGGGCAACTCAAAAAACAGTTGAGACAATTACGCTGACAATGGATCTAGAAGATACTAAACGTAATAAGCCATATAAAATAAAAGGTACGCCTGATCGAAAAGTAAATCTGAAAGTGACGTCAAACCAAGAGGGGCAAGCACCTCAGACAGACAGTGTTGATCTGACAGAACACGCAACTTCAGAAGTGTTGTTGTCGAGTAAAAATGCCCGCTTAGTCAGTTTTCATGAAGCGGGCCATGCTGTTTTAGGTGAAAATACAGATTTCATTACTATTCGCGGAGGCCGAATGGGTGACACCGAGTACTATGGATATGCTCGTGAAGATCAATCAAAGAGAACTTCATTGAACATGGATCGTAAACAAGCCGTTCATAGAATCGCCACACTATGGGCAGGCCGCAAAGCGCAAGAGCTTGCTGGATATAGTGCTGATTCTGGTTGGACACAAGATTTGGCGTCCATTCGTGAGGTGATGACTTCGTACTTTATAAAATCAGGCCTAGATCGAGATTTTGTTGGAATTGCCGTGAATGACAAAGGCGAGCCGCAAATGTCACCGTCGATGAAAATTCGCTTAGAAAAGAAAATGTCCCTGATGGAAAGAGAAGGCGAAGAACTGGCAGAGAAGACTTTAAAAGACGAGTGGCCATTTGTAAGATCCGTCGTTGCCGAACTTTTGCGAAAAGGCGAGATAACCGGCGCCCGTTTTAGACAACTAAAGGGTAATTTGTGCCTACATTTCTACAAGAAAAAAATTAGAGAAAAAAAGTAA
- a CDS encoding AarF/ABC1/UbiB kinase family protein: MSETNKKKLNQIKSSLFSRSLTMAKFSFNAGASLASQSLSGLFQTQAVKDSHWNHFLSSQAEAFSKEAGALKGSIMKAGQMLSMYGEYFFPIEVNQFFKTLQQDTPGLRWEAIDPLLKDYLGLEKYLELEIEKEPIACASLGQVHRAKIKKSKEEIVLKIQYPKVDLAIDSDLKAIKSFIYFLKIIPKEMNLESVFSEIKYMLLQESDYEQEAQKTIEFKNRLQNDNRFIIPKVYLEYSNKKILATSYEGGLRLENEVIQSLSQERRNHLATNFLDLYYKELFVWKELQTDPHSGNYKIRLNSQGKDQWVLYDFGATREYPEEFLIPYYGMIKGVLFNDLALFKNSAQKLKFIYENDDLGLLDIFTSFCVETVEPFMLPNDTRQKGPMDSEGNYDWKNTDLPKRLSGKVIEILKKYAWRTPPKELLFLDRKTGGVFIILSLLKAKMNSRDILIKYLKDL; the protein is encoded by the coding sequence ATGTCAGAGACTAATAAAAAAAAATTAAATCAAATTAAAAGTTCTCTTTTTTCCAGATCTCTGACCATGGCTAAATTTTCTTTCAACGCCGGTGCTAGCTTAGCAAGTCAAAGTCTCTCGGGTTTGTTTCAAACGCAAGCCGTAAAAGACTCTCATTGGAATCATTTTTTAAGTTCCCAGGCTGAAGCTTTCTCCAAAGAAGCGGGTGCGCTCAAAGGCTCCATTATGAAGGCTGGACAAATGCTTTCCATGTATGGTGAATATTTTTTTCCAATAGAGGTCAACCAATTTTTTAAAACCTTACAACAAGACACACCCGGTTTAAGGTGGGAAGCTATAGATCCTCTTCTGAAGGATTATCTTGGTTTGGAAAAGTATCTTGAACTTGAAATTGAAAAAGAGCCCATCGCTTGTGCTTCACTTGGTCAGGTCCATCGTGCGAAAATCAAAAAAAGCAAAGAGGAAATCGTTTTAAAAATTCAGTATCCAAAAGTAGATCTTGCTATTGATAGCGATTTAAAAGCCATTAAATCTTTTATCTATTTTTTAAAAATTATTCCAAAAGAAATGAATTTGGAAAGTGTTTTTAGTGAAATCAAGTACATGTTGCTTCAAGAAAGTGATTACGAACAGGAAGCGCAAAAAACCATCGAGTTTAAAAACCGTTTACAAAATGATAATCGTTTTATTATCCCTAAGGTGTATCTGGAATATTCAAATAAAAAAATTCTGGCTACTTCTTACGAAGGTGGGTTACGTTTGGAAAATGAAGTGATCCAATCGCTTAGCCAAGAACGCAGAAACCATCTTGCGACAAATTTTTTAGACCTTTACTATAAAGAATTATTTGTTTGGAAAGAACTTCAAACAGATCCTCACTCCGGAAATTATAAAATTCGATTAAATTCTCAAGGAAAGGATCAATGGGTACTCTATGATTTTGGGGCGACGAGAGAATATCCAGAAGAATTTTTAATTCCCTACTATGGTATGATTAAAGGGGTCTTATTCAATGATCTTGCTCTTTTTAAAAACTCTGCACAAAAACTAAAATTTATATACGAAAATGATGACCTTGGCCTTTTAGATATTTTTACCTCGTTTTGTGTTGAAACCGTCGAACCCTTTATGCTGCCTAATGATACCAGACAAAAAGGTCCCATGGACAGTGAGGGAAATTATGATTGGAAAAACACGGATCTTCCGAAAAGATTATCTGGAAAAGTCATAGAAATTTTAAAAAAATATGCATGGCGAACTCCTCCCAAAGAGTTATTATTTCTTGATAGAAAAACCGGAGGCGTTTTTATTATTCTTTCTCTTCTTAAGGCAAAAATGAATTCAAGGGACATTCTTATCAAATATTTGAAGGATCTCTAA
- a CDS encoding trypsin-like serine protease produces the protein MKVLVFFLLSLIYWQRAFAELSCENVNDCHESVGQLRIRESKGQLKVCTGFLVKDNVVATNLHCLPDDLKQIGTSCSKVISFAFPENKLGSNSSDKAESNNCDKVVFITAPLFENGLNVDLALLKFEKSFQRKVLRISQSGFPFQSKFQIYKIDPTEKGGVLKKIICLPKPKTLLNPYYVTEKSPIINLNPCVAIKGNSGSPILSEDGLVRGMLSSGGGFGLKKEMQEMNTVFGSNFSCVDLGILGYPSMNLSSCDLPINPENEKKLANELYAQENMKLLKLVEEKLQYEKRFKNSEMRLFNWSLVSKEPSKENDHQHSANTKGDYLVKEIIFKLAPKCVLFNGNPMGILRKKIKESNLIGISFELPEFIAKQKIGTQLDFSAEVIEKSLTYKVNIPVIEFFNENLIKFDVEIQSPLQTVQREKWELKACD, from the coding sequence ATGAAGGTTCTTGTTTTTTTTCTACTCTCTCTTATTTATTGGCAAAGGGCATTTGCAGAGCTAAGTTGTGAAAATGTTAATGACTGCCATGAAAGTGTTGGTCAGCTGAGGATTAGAGAGAGTAAGGGTCAGCTCAAAGTATGTACTGGTTTTCTGGTAAAGGACAATGTAGTCGCTACGAATCTACATTGTCTTCCTGATGATCTAAAGCAAATAGGTACTAGTTGTTCAAAAGTTATTTCATTTGCTTTTCCAGAAAATAAACTTGGTTCCAATTCTTCAGATAAAGCAGAAAGTAATAATTGTGATAAGGTCGTCTTTATCACGGCGCCATTGTTTGAAAATGGGCTCAATGTGGATTTGGCCTTATTGAAATTTGAAAAGTCATTTCAACGAAAAGTGCTTAGAATTTCCCAGAGCGGATTCCCATTTCAATCAAAATTTCAGATTTATAAAATTGATCCTACAGAAAAAGGTGGCGTGCTTAAAAAAATAATCTGCTTGCCTAAGCCAAAAACTCTTTTGAATCCTTATTACGTGACCGAAAAGAGCCCTATCATTAACTTAAACCCTTGTGTGGCTATCAAAGGGAACTCAGGTTCTCCTATTTTATCTGAGGATGGATTGGTTCGGGGGATGTTAAGCTCAGGGGGTGGATTCGGATTGAAAAAAGAGATGCAAGAAATGAATACGGTTTTTGGTTCTAACTTTAGCTGTGTTGATCTAGGAATCTTGGGATATCCTTCGATGAATTTGAGCTCTTGCGATCTTCCCATTAATCCCGAGAACGAAAAGAAATTAGCTAATGAGCTTTATGCTCAAGAAAATATGAAACTGTTGAAGCTAGTTGAAGAAAAGCTGCAGTACGAGAAGAGGTTTAAAAATTCCGAGATGAGATTATTCAATTGGAGTCTCGTATCCAAAGAACCATCAAAAGAAAATGATCATCAGCACAGTGCAAATACGAAAGGTGATTATTTGGTAAAAGAAATTATTTTTAAGCTAGCACCTAAGTGCGTTTTGTTTAATGGAAATCCAATGGGTATTTTGAGAAAGAAGATCAAAGAATCAAATTTGATTGGAATCTCTTTTGAGTTACCTGAGTTTATTGCTAAACAAAAAATTGGAACCCAGTTAGATTTTTCAGCTGAAGTCATTGAAAAAAGTTTAACATACAAAGTGAATATTCCTGTTATCGAATTTTTTAATGAGAATCTTATTAAATTTG